The nucleotide sequence CATTGACGGCAATGGTGTGGTTGAGCGCTTCCCAGCGGTGCGGGCCATCCTCGGAACCGCCACTGACGAGAAATGGACGCGGGGCCATTAGCGCGTGCAGCTCGTGGAGATCGCGCTTGGCGACGAGGAGTTTGGGGTACAACCCGCGGGCGGGATTGTCCGCCGTCGGCACCCCGCGTTTGCGCCACGGCTTGGGGTGATAACCCATATACCACGGTTCCCAATAATTCACGCTCGGGCGCGTGTCGAAAACAATGCCGGGATCCGACCACGCGGCGCAGGCGAATTTCTCGAACAAGCACGACGCGAACATCGCCCACTTGCCGCCATACGAATGGCCGACGATGCCGATGCGTTTGCTGTCCACTTCCGGTCGTTGCGCGAGGACGTGCCACGCATTGGCCGCCGCGCAGCCTAGCATCGAGAGCGGCTGCACGGTGGCGTTTTTTATCGAGGGATAATACGTGGCGTAAGTGCGATTGTTCGTCGTCTCTGTACTGCCGAGCGAGAGCGCCACAAACCCGCGCCGCGCTAGTTGCAGCGCGAAATCCCGATGCGGATTTTTGCCGAGCCCAATCGCCGTTTCCGGTTCATAAAAAACCGTCACCACCGCCGGCCGTTTACCTTTGCCATCGGGAATGAGCAAATACCCCGTAGTGAATTCAACCGGC is from Limisphaerales bacterium and encodes:
- a CDS encoding prolyl oligopeptidase family serine peptidase, which produces MRIQTDRRMFLKGLTAGALAGPSLLARPNVIGAIDPYFTAPAKWRGKLGAFRSPLVFKDGSKAKTAADWARRRLELREDWIRLLGPWPELITEPKVEVLETKRRENFRQLKVRFNWTPVEFTTGYLLIPDGKGKRPAVVTVFYEPETAIGLGKNPHRDFALQLARRGFVALSLGSTETTNNRTYATYYPSIKNATVQPLSMLGCAAANAWHVLAQRPEVDSKRIGIVGHSYGGKWAMFASCLFEKFACAAWSDPGIVFDTRPSVNYWEPWYMGYHPKPWRKRGVPTADNPARGLYPKLLVAKRDLHELHALMAPRPFLVSGGSEDGPHRWEALNHTIAVNDLLGVKNRVAMTNRPDHSPNEKSNAVIYNFFERFLLG